A genomic region of Fundulus heteroclitus isolate FHET01 unplaced genomic scaffold, MU-UCD_Fhet_4.1 scaffold_813, whole genome shotgun sequence contains the following coding sequences:
- the LOC105922801 gene encoding oocyte zinc finger protein XlCOF6.1 (The sequence of the model RefSeq protein was modified relative to this genomic sequence to represent the inferred CDS: added 50 bases not found in genome assembly) codes for MEDERRLLDFSRIPLIILQRIDTIGYCVSTDDGVHTELSDQDGNSTFNEENPEHQQEKEEEEHQQCKEEERQICISQAEKQLVLKQETDNILIIPSNAQRIQTETEPNRNQLVSQASPEFKNEDQEGNFEEPEKKREEQKEHEEYEKTKLQKGTADISRQKSNKKTPPDQNIYSSKIGYKNFSQKNHLNPHNRTDKIKKSFLCINCGKKFPYRSSLNVHIKSHTGEKPFTCITCGKSFSQQSYLNIHMRIHTGEKPFLCVTCGKGFSQKSILKSHLIVHTGEKPFSCVTCGKGFIRKSTLEIHLRTHTGEKPLTCVKCGKGFVGTGSLKAHMRTHTEEKPFMCVTCGKSYSDRKGLTYHIKTHTGEKPFVCVTCGKSFKKKKKKKKKKKKTHK; via the exons ATGGAGGATGAGCGCAGACTGCTGGATTTCAGCCGGATCCCCCTGATAATCTTACAGCGAATAG ATACCATAGGATATTGTGTCTCTACAGACGACGGGGTCCACACAGAGCTCAGCGACCAAGATGGAAACTCCACTTTCAATGAAGAAAATCCAGAACATCAAcaggagaaagaggaagaagaacatCAACAGTGTAAAGAGGAAGAGAGGCAAATCTGCATCAGTCAGGCTGAAAAGCAACTAGTGCTGAAACAGGAGACtgataacattttaataattcctTCTAATGCACAAAGAATCCAGACGgaaacagaaccaaacaggAACCAACTCGTTTCTCAAGCCTCCCCAGAATTTAAGAATGAGGATCAGGAAGGAAACTTTGAGgaaccagaaaaaaagagagaagagcaGAAGGAACATGAGGAATATGAGAAAACCAAACTGCAGAAAGGAACTGCTGACATTTCAAGACAAAAAAGTAACAAGAAAACTCCCCctgaccaaaatatatattcatcTAAAATTGGTTATAAAAACTTTTCTCAAAAAAATCACTTGAATCCACACAACAGAACTGACAAGATTAAGAAGTCTTTCTTGTGTATAAACTGTGGGAAAAAGTTCCCCTATAGAAGCAGTTTAAATGTCCACATAAAaagtcacacaggtgagaagcctttcaccTGCATAACCTGTGGAAAGAGTTTTAGTCAACAAAGCTATTTAAATAttcacatgagaattcacacaggtgagaagcctttcttgtgtgtgacctgtggaaaaggttttagtCAAAAAAGCATATTAAAAAGTCACCTGATagttcacacaggtgagaagcctttctcgtGTGTGActtgtggaaaaggttttattCGAAAAAGCACATTAGAAATTCAtttgagaactcacacaggtgagaagcctctCACATGTGTGAAGTGTGGAAAAGGTTTTGTTGGAACAGGCAGTTTAAAAGCTCATATGAGAACTCACACGGAAGAGAAACCTTTCATGTGTGTgacctgtggaaagagttacagTGATAGAAAAGGTTTAACCTATCACATtaaaactcacacaggtgagaagcctttcgtATGTGTcacctgtggaaaaa